The Nitratidesulfovibrio sp. SRB-5 genome includes a window with the following:
- a CDS encoding winged helix-turn-helix transcriptional regulator: MFFQGKDYIRPSKKLRLLSVVQALTENERLSQTQLARFSRTSSAMVNQYLAELHREGMVQFAPVNRKSFAYRLTDKGQEARRHMMEQYCAEMVRGFASIKELVRRRLEPLAEGRAPDAPPCPAPLHLALFGAAETGEVVLAALEGTPFAVTLVVDNDTAKHGTPFHGHTVQPPAALLAAPGQLAVDAVVVASFAHQRTIQQQLLAMPGMPESAREVVVLL; the protein is encoded by the coding sequence ATGTTCTTCCAGGGCAAGGACTACATCCGTCCGTCCAAAAAGCTGCGCCTGCTGTCCGTGGTGCAGGCGCTGACCGAGAACGAAAGGCTCAGCCAGACCCAGCTGGCCCGGTTCAGCCGCACCAGCAGCGCCATGGTCAATCAGTACCTGGCGGAACTGCACCGCGAGGGCATGGTCCAGTTCGCCCCGGTGAACCGCAAGAGCTTTGCCTACCGGCTGACCGACAAGGGGCAGGAGGCACGGCGCCACATGATGGAGCAGTACTGCGCCGAGATGGTGCGCGGGTTCGCCTCCATCAAGGAACTGGTGCGGCGGCGGCTGGAACCGCTGGCGGAAGGCCGCGCGCCGGATGCGCCCCCCTGCCCCGCCCCGCTGCATCTGGCCCTGTTCGGGGCCGCCGAAACGGGCGAAGTGGTGCTTGCGGCGCTGGAAGGCACCCCCTTTGCCGTCACCCTGGTGGTGGACAACGACACCGCCAAGCACGGCACCCCCTTTCACGGGCACACCGTGCAGCCCCCGGCGGCCCTGCTGGCCGCACCCGGCCAGTTGGCCGTGGACGCGGTGGTGGTGGCCTCGTTCGCGCACCAGCGCACCATCCAGCAACAGCTGCTGGCCATGCCCGGCATGCCCGAATCGGCGCGGGAGGTCGTCGTGCTGTTATGA